Proteins encoded by one window of Arachis ipaensis cultivar K30076 chromosome B04, Araip1.1, whole genome shotgun sequence:
- the LOC107636099 gene encoding uncharacterized protein LOC107636099 codes for MANTFNIVWSGPKLDGKIDYSYWETLMSTHLKAQNLWNFIEPGLQEGADAVQQRRDQLALSQIHQGVDYTVFGKIANAKSAKEAWNTLKLSYKGVDKTQKAKLQSLRREYERYEMSSSEIVEQYFTRVTDLVNKMRVYGEDMPDSKVVEKIFRTMPIKYDHVVTTILESHNMDTMTIVELQGTMESHISRILEKSEKSTEEALKSRVNFNNVA; via the coding sequence ATGGCAAACACTTTCAATATTGTGTGGTCCGGTCCCAAGTTAGATGGAAAAATTGATTATAGTTATTGGGAGACTTTGATGTCTACCCATTTGAAGGCCCAGAACCTGTGGAATTTCATTGAACCGGGTTTGCAAGAAGGAGCAGATGCTGTCCAACAAAGGAGAGATCAATTGGCACTATCTCAAATTCATCAAGGAGTAGATTATACGGTGTTTGGCAAAATAGCAAATGCCAAAAGTGCAAAAGAAGCATGGAACACGTTGAAGCTGTCATACAAAGGCGTAGATAAAACTCAGAAAGCAAAGCTACAGTCTTTAAGAAGAGAATATGAAAGGTACGAGATGTCTAGCTCAGAAATCGTTGAGCAATATTTTACTCGTGTTACAGATCTTGTCAATAAGATGAGAGTTTATGGAGAAGATATGCCCGATAGCAAAGTGGTGGAGAAAATTTTTCGCACCATGCCGATAAAGTATGACCATGTGGTGACTACGATACTAGAGTCACACAATATGGATACCATGACGATTGTAGAGTTGCAAGGAACCATGGAAAGCCACATCAGTAGAATACTAGAGAAATCAGAAAAATCAACCGAGGAAGCCCTAAAAAGCCGAGTGAATTTCAACAATGTTGCATAA
- the LOC107638960 gene encoding ent-kaurene oxidase, chloroplastic, with product MQMDTLIFIQAQPFASLVVAAVSLLLFIYLINRNRTPAAASLVVGLASSLPKVTVVPGLPFVGNLLQLKDKKPHKTFAQFAQKYGPIYSIRTGASTIIVLNSAHLAKEAMITRYSSISSRKLSNALTILTSNKCMVAISDYNDFHKMVKKLILANVLGPNAQKRHRLHREEMVENMSRQFNEHVKNSSDSPINFRDIFSSQLFGLAMKQGVGSDVESIYVDDFGNKISRKDMYQILVVDIMEGAIEVDWRDFFPYLRWIPNRSMETKIQRMCFRRKAVMKALINEQKKRIASGKKVNCYIDYLLSEAKELTEDQIMMLLWETIIETSDTTLVTSEWAMYELAKDKTRQDRLYSELQDACGNERVTEDHLAKLPYLGAVFHETLRKHSPAPIVPLRHVDEDTQIGGYHIPAGSEIAINIYGCNMDEEVWENPEQWMPERFLDDEKYESMDLYKTIAFGAGKRVCAGALQANLIACSSIGRLVQEFEWELAQGEEENVDTVGLTTHRMHPLLVKIKPRSK from the exons ATGCAAATGGACACCCTAATCTTTATTCAGGCACAACCCTTTGCCTCACTTGTGGTAGCTGCTGTCTCGCTTCTCCTCTTTATTTATCTAATAAACCGTAACCGCACCCCGGCAGCTGCCTCACTTGTGGTTGGTCTTGCTTCTTCTCTTCCTAAAGTAACAG TGGTTCCGGGTTTACCGTTTGTTGGAAATTTGCTGCAATTGAAGGATAAGAAGCCGCACAAGACATTCGCACAGTTTGCCCAGAAATATGGTCCCATATATTCCATCAGGACAGGTGCTTCCACCATTATCGTTCTCAACTCTGCCCATCTTGCCAAGGAG GCCATGATTACCAGATATTCATCGATTTCATCAAGGAAGCTGTCAAATGCATTAACAATTCTGACTTCCAATAAATGTATGGTTGCTATAAGTGACTACAATGACTTTCACAAAATGGTCAAAAAACTTATTCTTGCAAATGTTCTCGGACCCAATGCACAG AAGCGGCATCGTCTCCACAGAGAAGAAATGGTGGAAAACATGTCGAGGCAGTTTAATGAACATGTGAAGAACTCCTCTGATTCCCCAATTAATTTTAGGGATATATTTTCTTCTCAACTTTTTGGATTGGCAATGAAGCAA GGTGTAGGAAGTGATGTGGAATCCATTTATGTGGATGATTTTGGAAATAAAATATCAAGGAAGGACATGTATCAAATTCTAGTGGTTGACATAATGGAGGGTGCAATTGAGGTTGATTGGCGAGATTTCTTCCCATACTTGAGATGGATTCCAAATAGGAGCATGGAGACAAAAATTCAGAGAATGTGCTTCCGCAGGAAAGCAGTTATGAAAGCATTAATCAATGAGCAGAAGAAGAGAATTGCTTCGGGAAAG AAAGTGAATTGTTACATTGACTACCTGTTATCGGAAGCGAAGGAGCTAACCGAAGACCAAATCATGATGCTTCTTTGGGAGACCATCATAGAGACTTCGGATACTACATTAGTTACGTCCGAATGGGCTATGTATGAACTTGCTAAAGACAAAACACGTCAG GATCGACTGTATTCGGAGCTCCAAGATGCATGCGGGAATGAGAGGGTAACAGAAGACCATTTGGCTAAGCTGCCGTATTTAGGGGCTGTATTCCATGAAACTTTGAGGAAGCACAGTCCAGCTCCCATTGTCCCATTAAGGCATGTTGATGAAGATACTCAAATAGGAGGATATCACATTCCGGCTGGGAGCGAG ATTGCTATAAACATATACGGGTGTAACATGGACGAGGAAGTGTGGGAAAATCCTGAGCAGTGGATGCCGGAGAGGTTTCTGGATGATGAGAAGTATGAGAGCATGGATCTGTACAAGACAATTGCATTTGGGGCGGGGAAGAGGGTGTGCGCAGGGGCTCTGCAGGCGAATCTGATAGCATGCTCGTCAATTGGGAGACTGGTTCAGGAATTTGAATGGGAGCTGGCTCAAGGTGAAGAGGAGAATGTTGACACAGTCGGCCTTACCACCCACAGGATGCATCCCCTCCTTGTCAAAATCAAGCCAAGAAGCAAATGA